One window of Clarias gariepinus isolate MV-2021 ecotype Netherlands chromosome 21, CGAR_prim_01v2, whole genome shotgun sequence genomic DNA carries:
- the LOC128509659 gene encoding leukotriene B4 receptor 1-like: MQHLNSTETNSSFTSPVPTEYLIASSVMAVCFILGVPANITVIVRLTGWLKGGSFTPRLMLSLAISDLLSLLSMPVWIWAALHGWDFNLVLCKGLAYLVYFSLHCSLLCVMLMSVQRYMQVLHPEKWNKLGRKGQTILLSGVWMLSGILSSYALLHRTIEKDRKGMIQCMRGRNNAERVATSIWEIILFVVLFPTLTYLYIHLYRGVNNSAFFSSRPLTKLVTRIVTCFILFWIPLQISNIVIIAAVLLGNDSLLKSAVAGDSVTSVMTLINSCANPFLYAFSARALQKQTAGIQNA, translated from the coding sequence ATGCAGCACCTGAACTCAACTGAAACAAACAGCTCATTCACTTCTCCAGTCCCAACTGAATACCTGATTGCCAGTAGTGTGATGGCAGTTTGCTTCATACTGGGAGTCCCTGCAAACATAACAGTAATAGTACGTCTTACTGGATGGCTAAAAGGAGGCAGTTTTACCCCGAGACTGATGCTAAGCCTGGCTATATCAGATCTGCTCTCTCTGCTTTCTATGCCAGTTTGGATTTGGGCTGCTCTGCATGGCTGGGACTTTAATTTGGTACTGTGTAAGGGTCTTGCTTATTTGGTGTACTTTAGCCTCCACTGCAGCTTACTGTGTGTGATGTTGATGAGTGTCCAGCGATACATGCAAGTGCTGCATCCTGAGAAATGGAACAAGCTTGGCAGGAAAGGACAGACGATCCTCCTCAGTGGGGTGTGGATGTTAAGTGGAATATTATCATCTTATGCTCTTTTACATCGGACCatagaaaaagacagaaaaggaATGATTCAATGCATGCGTGGTCGCAATAATGCTGAAAGAGTGGCTACTTCAATCTGGGAGATTATACTGTTTGTGGTTTTGTTCCCCACACTGACTTACCTTTACATTCATCTTTACCGGGGAGTTAATAACTCGGCTTTCTTCAGCAGTCGCCCATTGACAAAGCTTGTGACTAGAATTGTcacttgttttattcttttttggaTCCCATTACAAATCTCCAACATTGTGATCATTGCTGCTGTGCTGCTTGGGAATGACAGTCTGTTAAAATCTGCAGTAGCTGGTGACAGTGTTACTTCAGTTATGACTTTGATTAACAGTTGTGCGAACCCATTTCTGTATGCCTTCTCTGCTCGGGCTCTGCAGAAGCAAACAGCTGGAATACAAAATGCTTAG